Proteins encoded together in one Scytonema millei VB511283 window:
- a CDS encoding riboflavin synthase: protein MFTGLVQALGQIQALDNYYYQITCSSDEKNLILPDLALGDSVAVDGVCLTVMEILPQGFIAAASPETLRRTTLGQREADAGYVNLETSLRVGGKVGGHFVMGHVDGTGCLETVEETATSWEMSFTATEAIARYIVPKGSIAINGVSLTIADLDPTRNWFKVAVIPHTYDCTNLRDLRPGSLVNLEADILGKYVEKLLNYNSPHQAREELSPAFLVEHGYL, encoded by the coding sequence GTGTTTACGGGATTAGTACAAGCTTTGGGTCAGATTCAAGCGCTAGACAACTATTATTATCAAATTACTTGCTCTAGCGACGAGAAAAATTTAATTTTGCCAGATCTCGCGCTTGGAGATAGCGTTGCGGTGGATGGAGTTTGCCTCACGGTCATGGAAATTCTACCCCAAGGATTTATCGCCGCAGCCTCGCCGGAAACCCTCCGCCGTACTACTCTGGGACAGCGCGAAGCGGATGCAGGATATGTCAATCTAGAAACTTCTTTGCGCGTTGGTGGTAAAGTGGGAGGTCATTTTGTCATGGGACACGTAGATGGAACGGGGTGCTTGGAAACGGTAGAAGAAACAGCTACCTCATGGGAAATGAGCTTTACCGCTACAGAAGCGATCGCCCGTTACATCGTTCCCAAAGGTAGTATTGCCATCAACGGTGTCAGCCTTACCATTGCCGATCTCGACCCTACTAGAAATTGGTTTAAAGTTGCCGTTATTCCCCATACCTACGATTGCACTAATTTGCGCGATCTCCGCCCTGGCAGTCTAGTTAATTTAGAAGCTGATATTTTAGGCAAATATGTTGAAAAGCTGCTGAATTACAACTCTCCTCACCAAGCCAGAGAAGAGTTATCACCAGCGTTTTTAGTCGAACACGGATATCTATGA
- a CDS encoding bifunctional nuclease family protein, producing the protein MIEMKVAGIALDAVNRSPIVLLKDGKERRALPIYINQDQAKAIIGALENQKPPRPLTHDLIVNILEVWGMTLEKVVIHSIQDGTFYAVLCARQGEVKKEIDARPSDAIAIALRLNSPIWVMEEVVADASIPVDREADEAELKAFREFLSNIRPEDLIQGGGEFRTG; encoded by the coding sequence ATGATCGAAATGAAAGTCGCTGGCATTGCTTTAGATGCGGTCAACCGCAGTCCAATCGTGCTGTTGAAAGACGGTAAAGAGCGTAGAGCATTACCCATCTACATTAATCAAGATCAGGCAAAGGCGATTATTGGCGCTTTGGAAAATCAAAAACCGCCCAGACCTTTAACTCACGACCTCATAGTAAATATTCTAGAGGTCTGGGGTATGACCTTGGAAAAAGTAGTCATTCATTCAATTCAGGATGGGACGTTTTACGCAGTTTTGTGCGCCCGCCAGGGTGAGGTCAAAAAAGAAATTGATGCTCGTCCCAGCGATGCGATCGCGATCGCCCTACGCCTGAATAGCCCGATCTGGGTGATGGAGGAAGTGGTAGCTGATGCTTCAATTCCCGTCGATCGCGAAGCAGATGAAGCTGAGCTGAAAGCTTTTCGAGAGTTTCTCTCCAATATTAGACCAGAAGATTTGATTCAAGGAGGTGGCGAGTTTCGTACAGGCTGA